In a single window of the Mesorhizobium shangrilense genome:
- a CDS encoding glycosyltransferase family 4 protein, producing the protein MTCGSRNVLFPFRGEEFGGSHISSIGLIKALDRKLWRPIVVLLDGGGELAALLTAHGIDFVAGPSTNLPGRLRIGSRTGFGQLAMPFLGCIGPFTRFLRENQIAIVHTNDGEMHAAWSLPARLAGVRHVWHHRADPETRGVNLLAPILASHIVSVSGFASPASPILPISHKLSVIHSPFDHPMQTPDRSEARRAVLSHLGLREDTRILSYFGTLIARKRPRVFIDVVRRFTERYPDVPVAGLVFGVPVEDVGADRTAEAYARDLGIGDKIHFMGFRSPVETWMCGTDVLLVPAVREPFGRTLIEAMLLGTPVVATNSGGNPEAIENEVTGFLVPPDDPDAFLEPVHRILTDRSLRNRIAEAAGAAARSAYSTSTHVQKISDLYASLLRHKTAFKGSFEIPRERRSSP; encoded by the coding sequence GTGACCTGCGGATCCAGAAATGTACTTTTTCCATTCAGAGGCGAGGAGTTCGGGGGCAGTCACATCTCGTCGATCGGGCTGATCAAGGCTCTCGATCGCAAGCTGTGGCGCCCGATTGTCGTCCTGCTCGATGGCGGGGGAGAACTGGCGGCGCTGCTCACCGCGCACGGGATAGATTTTGTGGCCGGTCCAAGCACGAACCTTCCAGGCCGGCTGCGCATCGGTTCCAGAACAGGGTTCGGTCAATTGGCAATGCCCTTCCTGGGCTGCATCGGGCCGTTCACCAGATTTCTCCGCGAGAACCAGATAGCAATCGTGCACACCAATGACGGCGAGATGCACGCAGCCTGGTCACTGCCGGCGCGCCTGGCGGGGGTGCGCCATGTGTGGCATCATCGAGCGGATCCTGAAACGCGCGGCGTGAACCTGCTGGCGCCCATTCTGGCCAGCCACATCGTCAGCGTTTCGGGCTTTGCCAGCCCCGCCTCGCCGATCCTGCCGATTTCGCACAAGCTGTCGGTCATCCACAGTCCGTTCGACCATCCGATGCAGACGCCCGACCGAAGCGAAGCGCGCAGGGCGGTGCTGAGCCACCTTGGGCTTCGTGAGGACACGCGAATCCTCAGCTATTTCGGCACGCTGATCGCGCGCAAGCGCCCACGTGTGTTCATCGACGTCGTTCGCAGGTTCACCGAGCGCTATCCCGACGTTCCAGTCGCCGGCCTCGTGTTCGGCGTTCCCGTGGAGGACGTCGGAGCGGACAGAACGGCGGAAGCCTATGCGCGCGACCTGGGCATTGGCGACAAGATCCATTTCATGGGCTTCCGGTCGCCGGTCGAAACCTGGATGTGCGGGACCGACGTCCTGCTGGTGCCGGCCGTGCGCGAACCCTTTGGCCGCACGCTGATAGAGGCGATGCTGCTCGGAACCCCGGTCGTCGCGACCAATTCTGGCGGCAATCCGGAGGCGATCGAGAACGAGGTAACCGGCTTCCTCGTGCCTCCGGACGATCCGGATGCCTTCCTGGAGCCCGTGCATCGAATACTGACGGACCGCAGCCTCAGGAACCGGATCGCCGAAGCCGCCGGCGCCGCCGCCCGCTCGGCATACAGCACCTCGACGCACGTACAGAAGATATCCGATCTGTATGCCTCGCTCCTTCGCCACAAGACGGCGTTCAAGGGGAGCTTCGAAATTCCCCGGGAGAGGCGATCCTCCCCATGA